The region caaacaacttttgttctacatgtgcatgcctttcacttCAGTTTTAGTTTTGCAGGATCATTATCTATACATGGATTGATATCGCCTTTTACTCTTCTTCTCACTTTGTCGTTCTTTCTACTTACATTGTCGTATTGTCGTCATCACAACGCgtcattgttgttttgtcgtcATCGCAACGTGTCATGGTTGTCGTTTTGACATCATCGCAACGTGTCGTGGTTGTCGTTTTGACATCATCGCAACGTGTCATGGTTGTCGTTTTGATATCATCACAACGTGTCATAGTTGTCGTTTTGACATCATCACAACGTGTCATGGATGTCGTTTTGACATCATCACAACGTGTCATGGTTGTCGTTTTGATATCATCGCAACGTGTCATGGTTGTCGTTTTGGCGTCATCGCAACGTGTCATGGTTGTCGTTTTGACATCATCACAACGTGTCATGGTTGTCGTTTTGATATCATCACAACGTGTCATGGTTGTCGTTTTGACATCATCACAACGTGTCATGGTTGTCGTTTTGATATCATCACAACGTGTCATGGATGTCTTTTTGACATCATCACAACGTGTCATGGTTGTCGTTTTGACATCATCACAACGTGTCATGGTTGTCGTTTTGACATCATCACAACGTGTCATGGTTGTCGTTTTGATATCATCACAACTTGCCGTGGTTGTTTTGAcatgatcacaacacacacacacacacacacacacacacacatagtggtacaggcacggacacggacacactcacacacacacatacatacgtacacagaaagagacagacagacagacaaaaagacagacactacacccacacacccacattcacataCCCTCtccacaaccccccgccccccatacactctctctctctctctctcgctctcacacacacacacacacaccaaccaaccttCAGATGCCTGGGGGTGATGTCCCGCGTGATGGCCAGGTCCTTATTCTCCATGTCAGCGTCAGACAGCGGGTAGATGACCTCCCCGATGATCTCGTCCCTGGAGAAGCGGTCGAAGCTGAGCACGACAAAGTGCAGGGTGATGCCGGCCATATGCGCGGCACTGATGCCGTAGAAGGTGAAGATCTCGTCGTAGCGAGGCTGCAGCGTCTTGCGGACCACGCGGGTCTtgcacttctgcttcttctcggGCAGCAGCTGCAGCTTGACGTAGGGGTCAAGGCCGCCCACGGAGGGGtcgcggggcggggggaggtcgTCGGCGCGGAGGATGCTGACCATCAGGGCGCTCTTGGCCTCGTCATGCTGCACGATGAAGGTCAGGGAgcccagggtggtggtggtggcggtgggggagggaggggggcgggagaaggaggaggaggaagccacGTCcagaccccctccaccaccacccacttccatctctcctcctcctcctcctcctccgcgagCCCCTGCCGCCGCTTCCTCCTTCTCCGGCGTGGCCCCGTCCTTCTCGCCGCTCTCCGCCACGCCCACGTCGGCCCCAGCCACGTACATGGTGTCTGAGCCGCCTGAGCTGCTCATCGAGTGGAAGCTGGTCATGGGCATGCGCTCCAGGGACGACGACTCAcccaatccccctcctcctcctcctccccctgccaccCCAACGCCTCCGCCAGGGGGCGTGATGGGGCTGGTGCCCTTGGACTTCATGACCTTGGGGCCTGTGCCCGTGCCCCTGACAGGCACGCTCCTCTTGAAGCTGCCCGAGCCGCTCTCCTGCAGGCCCTTCTTGATGGCCGAGGACAGCCGGTTCTGGGCGTTGCGCATCAGGCGTCGGCGGTAGCACTTGTAGGCCATGGCCGTCAGGGCCGCCAGGAACACCAGGCACCCTGCTGCGATGCCCATGACCACTCCAGTGCTGACTGGAACCgtcataatggtaatgatgatgatgatgatgatgataagaataagaatgataataattctaataataataatgataataataataatgatgatgatgataaaaacaagacTACTGATAGTGATGatttataatgaaaatgatataataatgatgatggtgataatgatgatgatgctacaactccttcaactactactactactactactactagtgatgatgataataatgtcaaTAATATAAACACCAAAACATTTTTCAGGTTcaatttctgtttctcaaggaggcgtcactgcgttcgaacaaatccacataagctacactatatatatattgagagagaaagcTTCTTCAGACAAGGGCACAGAAATGAAAGCTTCACATGCTGGCAAGAAAGCAGCTAGTGAGTAAGAATCAGGTAAAACTGGACAGGTAATATATatctaaaaaacccaaaaaaacaacaacaaaaaaacaacaaacaaaaacgtgctACATGCCAAACAATGTTCCACACGCAAGCAAGCCATTCACAAGCCAATCACACATACGACAAGATCGGAATTCagctcaccctcccacacacttCCACTCATTCTTCACAAATCATCATCCATCCTTTGCctattgggggagtggggggaggagggggggggctggagtacagaggttgtggggagggggaggagggtgtgtgtgtggggtgggggtgggggagcgaggATGTGGACCTAGATAAGTTTCAGTTTGATAAGCATGAAGGAAGTAGGACAACACAGGTCAAGAAGAAACTCTTTCGGTCAacactgattcttcttcttctgcgttcgtgggctgcaactcccacgttcactcgcatgtacaccagtgggcttttacgtgtatgaccgtttttacctcgccacgtatgcagccatactccgctttcgggggtgtgcatgctgggtatgttcatgtttccataacccaccgaacgctgacatggattacaggatctttaacgtgcgtatttgatcttctgcatgcatatacacacgaagggggttcaggcactagcaggtctgcacatatgttgacctgggagatcgtaaaaatctccaccctttacccaccaggcgccgtcaccgtgattcgaacccgggaccctcagattgaaagtccaacgctttaaccactcggctattgcgcccgtcactgattctgttcaattcagttcagttatctgccctgtgtgtgtgtgtgtgtgtgaagataaagaatgggagagaga is a window of Babylonia areolata isolate BAREFJ2019XMU chromosome 5, ASM4173473v1, whole genome shotgun sequence DNA encoding:
- the LOC143282490 gene encoding synaptotagmin-4-like yields the protein MGRHGDSSTSDAHGVSTGVVMGIAAGCLVFLAALTAMAYKCYRRRLMRNAQNRLSSAIKKGLQESGSGSFKRSVPVRGTGTGPKVMKSKGTSPITPPGGGVGVAGGGGGGGGLGESSSLERMPMTSFHSMSSSGGSDTMYVAGADVGVAESGEKDGATPEKEEAAAGARGGGGGGGEMEVGGGGGGLDVASSSSFSRPPPSPTATTTTLGSLTFIVQHDEAKSALMVSILRADDLPPPRDPSVGGLDPYVKLQLLPEKKQKCKTRVVRKTLQPRYDEIFTFYGISAAHMAGITLHFVVLSFDRFSRDEIIGEVIYPLSDADMENKDLAITRDITPRHLKYRSQGRGELLVSLCYQPAANRLGVVVLKARNLPKMDITGLSDPYVKIYLLYNGQRIAKKKTHVKKRTLNPVFNESFLFDVPYNEGLHNISLEFLVLDWDRMTKNEVVGRLEVGVKCGGQESNHWHEVMNCPRKQIAEWHKLLE